The nucleotide sequence GAGTTCAGAACGGCCAGGGCTCCGCGTCCGCCTCGGCCGGCAGCCGTTCACCCGGTGAGATCAGCGGCACGATCTCGTCGAGCGGCTGCGGCACGCGGATCGTGCGGCCGGCTGCGGTGATGAAGGTCTCGTTCCGCATCAGATCGGTGTCGCTGACTGCCTGCACGCTGGAGACGCGCAGCAGATGGCGGCAGCCGTCACCGTCCTGGACCTGTAGATAGGCGCCGACGCGGCGCACGGCTTCCATGATGGGATTCTCCAGGCTGCCGCGCGCTCAGGCGTCGGCGACCGTGAATTCCATTCCGCGTCCCGGCCCCTGATCGGCATAGTCGATCAGAGTCAGCCCGCGCTCGGTCAGCGTCTCTTCGATGATGTCGCGGTGCTTTCGTACCATCTGTCCGATGGCCAGCGGCGTCAGGCGCGGACTGGCTCGGCGCAGAGCGTCCACACCGACATGAGCCGGCATGCCGTCGCTCTCGGCGATGCGCGCCAGCGCCAAACCCAGATCGCGGGCTTTCGTCTCCGCGGCCGATTTCGGCTTGAAGGCCATATGATCCTCTTTCCTCGATAATCCTCTCGCCTCGATAATCCTCTCGTCAGGCGGCCTGGAGCGTCTCGGCAAAATCATCGGGCACGTCGCCGAACCGGCCGAGAATCGTCGCACTTTCCAGTTCGCCCGTCTCGTCGTCGGCGACGATCTGGATGGCGGCCGTGCCCGGCAGCCGTGCCGCCATCGCCTCGGCCCGCTTCAGCGCGCCGCTCACCGTCGGCGACATCTGCTGATCGCCCGGACACAGCCGTTTGCGCTTCAGCACGAAGGTTTGCACGAGATAGGTCGTTCGCATCGTCACCCGCGTTCTCCCTCACCAAGGCCGAGTCGGCCGTCATCCACGCTCGCGACGGGTGCTCGGATGGAGCGCCGTGGTCACGCTCGTGCTCGCCGGAGAACGGCTGCCTGCGCGTTCTATTTTCGTTCTATCATAGAACGAGGCGGGGAGTGAGCCTATTTCGCAGCGACGATTCGACGAAAAGCGTGCCGCAGCGCTTCGGCGCGGCGACCGCTGATGCGAGGTGCGTCCGGGCTCTTTCGGCTGCGTTGATGAGGGGCGGAGGCGGCACCGCGACGCGGTTCGAGGCGCGCCTTCCTCGACCGCGATGGTTGGCCTTCCGCAGAGCGGCGTTACCAGACTCGATCATGGGTCCGCCGGCCTCGGCAGCAGGTCGTCAGCCGCCACCGATTCCGGAGACAACTTTGCCGGTGCCCTTGCAGTCCGGGCAGCTCTCGGATTCGAGGCGACCGCTGCCCCCGCAGCGGGGGCACAGGTTCTCGCCTGTGCCGGGCGTGCCGGGCGGCGCATCGTCGCCGGGTTTCGTTGGCTCCGCCTGCGTCATGATCGCCCTCCCGCATCTGAGGTAGGGCAGAACCCTGGCGCTCACGGCTCTGTTCCCGGCCTCGAAGCTCGGAGGGGAGTGCGTTGCCTCAAACCTCGCGCAGGATCGAAGGAACCTCGTCGGCGATCTCCCGCGCCAGAAACCCGACCGGCCCCACCCGCTCGGCGAGCCGCCGTCCCGCCTGCCCATGCAAGTAAACGCCCCAGAGGGCCGCTTTCATGGTCTCGGCGCCCCGCGCGAGAAGGCCCGCGATGATGCCGGACAGAACATCGCCCGAGCCGGAGGTGGCGAGCCCCACGCCGCCGCCGTCATAGAGCCACGCCGCTCCGCTGGGATCGACGATCCAGCTCTTTGCGCCCTTCATGATCACGACGCATCCGAGAAGGTCGGCGGCGCGGCGAGCCGCTGCCAGAGGGGCCGCTTCGACGACGCCGCGCTCGATCTCGAGAAGCCGGGCCATCTCGCCGGCATGCGGGGTGATCACCGCGCAACCGCGGCAGGATCGAACCGCTTCGGACTGCCGGCCGAGATCGGCGATCACGCCAGCATCGAGCACGAGCGCCGCCTTCGCCTCGGCGGCCAGAACGGCACGAGAGAGAGCCTCCGCGGTCTCGCCGGCGCTCAGGCCCGGCCCGACCAGCACCGACTGGCAGCGTTCGGCCATGGCCGGCAGTCGGGATTGCGCCCCCGCCGGATCGATGGCGCCCTCCTCCGTCTCCGCCAGTCCGATGACCCGTGCCTCGGGCACCGCGACGCCCATGATTGCTGCGCTGCTCTCGACCGTCGCGATCCGGAGGCGTCCGGCTCCGGCCCGAAGCGCGGCGACGCCGGCCAGGAGAACGGCGCCCGGGACCTCGACGGACCCACCGACGACAAGGACGGTGCCGCGCTGCTCCTTGCTGCCCTCCTCCGGCACCGGAAGCGGCAATTGCCGAAGGCGATCAGGCGTCAGGCGGTTCTCGGTCATTGCGCGGCCGTGTTCGGGGCTGGGGCGATCGATCGACGCGGCGCCCACCGCGATCTCGGACGACGCCGGAGCGTAAATCCGGCAACGGGACAGCCGTTTCCTCCGGTCGATACGCATCTACGGTAACATTGAGCATGCCGGGCCGACGATTGGATACAAAGGCGCGGCACCGGGTTCCCCTTTGGATCAACCCTTGGGGTGCCCCATGAAATCCCTTCTGACCTTTGCA is from Methylorubrum sp. B1-46 and encodes:
- a CDS encoding adenylosuccinate synthase; the encoded protein is MAFKPKSAAETKARDLGLALARIAESDGMPAHVGVDALRRASPRLTPLAIGQMVRKHRDIIEETLTERGLTLIDYADQGPGRGMEFTVADA
- a CDS encoding NAD(P)H-hydrate dehydratase, with product MTENRLTPDRLRQLPLPVPEEGSKEQRGTVLVVGGSVEVPGAVLLAGVAALRAGAGRLRIATVESSAAIMGVAVPEARVIGLAETEEGAIDPAGAQSRLPAMAERCQSVLVGPGLSAGETAEALSRAVLAAEAKAALVLDAGVIADLGRQSEAVRSCRGCAVITPHAGEMARLLEIERGVVEAAPLAAARRAADLLGCVVIMKGAKSWIVDPSGAAWLYDGGGVGLATSGSGDVLSGIIAGLLARGAETMKAALWGVYLHGQAGRRLAERVGPVGFLAREIADEVPSILREV